In Cumulibacter soli, one genomic interval encodes:
- a CDS encoding tRNA (adenine-N1)-methyltransferase produces the protein MTDSAASTHNAPLHVGERVQLTDPKGRMYTITLEAGKQFHTHRGAIEHDSLLGGPEGIVITSTDGTAYLALRPLLADYVLSMPRGAQVIYPKDAAQIVAMGDIHPGARVLEAGAGSGALTCSLLRAVGPTGSVTSYEIREDHAVIAEQNVDVFFGARPENWSLRIGDLAEVGATDEVYDRVILDMLSPWQPLEAVAAKLRPGGVLIGYVATVPQLSRLVEALRAHGSFTEPSAWETLERPWHVVGLAVRPDHRMIAHTAFIVTSRRLSDGVSAPSRHRKPTTARAAVAGEAVQTDETTAFAHANAVDLEAEQPQQKKRLRPRLP, from the coding sequence GTGACTGACTCCGCCGCATCGACCCACAACGCCCCGCTCCACGTAGGGGAACGTGTCCAACTCACCGACCCCAAGGGGCGGATGTACACGATCACGTTGGAGGCCGGCAAGCAGTTTCACACGCATCGCGGCGCCATTGAGCACGACAGTCTGCTAGGTGGTCCGGAGGGAATCGTGATCACCTCGACCGATGGCACCGCCTACCTCGCGTTACGACCACTGCTGGCCGACTACGTGTTGTCGATGCCCCGCGGCGCTCAGGTGATCTACCCCAAGGATGCCGCGCAGATCGTTGCAATGGGCGATATCCACCCTGGCGCCCGCGTCCTGGAAGCCGGCGCTGGTTCTGGCGCATTGACCTGCTCGCTGTTGCGTGCTGTCGGGCCCACGGGCTCGGTGACGTCGTACGAGATCCGTGAAGATCACGCGGTCATCGCGGAGCAGAACGTAGACGTGTTTTTCGGCGCGCGGCCAGAGAATTGGAGCCTGCGAATCGGGGACCTCGCCGAGGTGGGCGCCACCGATGAGGTCTACGACCGGGTGATCCTAGATATGTTGTCCCCGTGGCAGCCGCTGGAAGCCGTCGCGGCGAAGCTGCGTCCCGGCGGGGTTCTGATCGGCTACGTGGCGACCGTTCCGCAACTCTCACGACTCGTCGAAGCTCTGCGCGCGCATGGCTCGTTCACCGAGCCGTCTGCGTGGGAAACCCTCGAGCGACCCTGGCATGTGGTGGGGCTCGCCGTCCGCCCAGATCATCGGATGATCGCGCACACGGCGTTCATCGTGACCAGTCGTCGTCTGTCGGACGGCGTGAGCGCGCCCTCGCGACACCGCAAGCCAACCACCGCCCGCGCGGCCGTCGCGGGTGAAGCCGTCCAGACAGACGAAACGACGGCGTTCGCTCACGCGAACGCCGTCGATCTCGAGGCGGAACAGCCGCAACAGAAGAAGCGGTTACGTCCCCGTCTGCCGTAG
- a CDS encoding site-2 protease family protein, whose protein sequence is MRFSLPPLPLGRFLGAPIYITASWFLFVLVIVPLYARQLQSWLGTAQAIALGAVMALMWGLSVLLHEFGHVAAARAMHFDVERVELGFMGGATTVRSEDDSPRSELVVSAAGPAVSLAIGLPGAISLLTGNGPGFGVDGAWGMLLSAITLANLAIGVFNLLPGLPLDGGRVAVAVLWKATGNQHKATIMASYFGQVISAGLAAYALWRVLSSTQPSREIPWVLAIAIMSASLWAMATASRDNAIKEARLAGQPLYERLMPVPVLDGREPAASASIVPDALVLVRTADGLAYADRAIVSSATGTLTDHATPLPEHRLLAEDASCLDLLHAIRRYDAPWFVVLAADGVPLGIVGAQALAGEPVALTE, encoded by the coding sequence GTGCGCTTTTCACTTCCGCCCCTGCCGTTAGGCCGGTTTCTTGGCGCACCCATCTACATCACCGCTTCGTGGTTCCTCTTCGTGCTGGTCATCGTGCCGCTGTACGCGCGGCAGCTGCAGTCGTGGCTCGGTACGGCGCAGGCGATCGCGCTGGGAGCCGTGATGGCGTTGATGTGGGGCCTGTCGGTGTTGTTGCACGAGTTTGGACATGTCGCGGCAGCGCGCGCGATGCATTTTGACGTCGAGCGGGTCGAACTTGGCTTCATGGGCGGCGCGACGACCGTGCGCAGCGAGGACGACTCGCCACGTAGTGAACTCGTCGTGTCCGCAGCAGGCCCAGCGGTCTCACTGGCCATCGGACTGCCCGGCGCCATTAGTCTCCTCACGGGCAACGGCCCTGGATTCGGTGTCGACGGCGCATGGGGGATGTTGCTGTCGGCGATCACGCTCGCGAACCTCGCGATCGGAGTCTTCAACCTGTTGCCCGGACTGCCACTCGATGGCGGCCGAGTCGCGGTCGCGGTGTTGTGGAAAGCGACCGGCAACCAGCACAAGGCCACCATCATGGCCTCCTACTTCGGCCAGGTCATTTCCGCCGGCCTCGCCGCGTACGCCCTGTGGCGCGTACTGAGCTCGACGCAACCGTCGCGGGAGATCCCCTGGGTACTCGCCATCGCCATCATGTCGGCCTCGCTGTGGGCGATGGCAACCGCGAGTCGCGACAACGCGATCAAGGAAGCGCGCCTGGCCGGTCAACCGTTGTACGAGCGACTTATGCCAGTTCCCGTACTGGACGGTCGAGAGCCCGCAGCGAGTGCAAGTATCGTGCCCGATGCGCTCGTGCTGGTTCGCACCGCTGACGGTCTCGCGTACGCCGACCGCGCCATCGTGTCTTCGGCGACCGGCACGCTCACGGACCACGCGACACCCCTACCGGAGCACCGCCTGCTGGCCGAGGATGCCAGTTGCCTGGATCTGCTGCACGCTATTCGCCGATACGACGCACCATGGTTTGTGGTCCTCGCCGCGGACGGCGTACCGCTGGGCATCGTGGGCGCGCAAGCGCTCGCCGGCGAACCGGTAGCCTTGACCGAGTGA
- the arc gene encoding proteasome ATPase: protein MSESTQPSEPGRERPASEVRLLQQEIDRLRAKVASGPASSRLVSERLVESQQRAQALADRNDKLVTTLRDAKEQLAHLREEIDRLAAPPNGFAVYLRSVDEATVDILSAGRKLRVGISPEIAATSLRRGCEVILNEAMNVVDVVGYERTGELVAIKELLTDEHDAPERALVATHTDEQRVCYLSDALREATVAIGDSVLMDSKSGYVYERIPKSDVEDLVLEEVPDISYGDIGGLQGQIELIQDAVEMPFLHADLFAEHNLRPPKGVLLYGPPGCGKTLIAKAVANSLAKQIHAGQVAAGAVPDNDKAARSYFLNIKGPELLNKFVGETERHIRMIFSRAREKADQGTPVIVFFDEMESIFRTRGTGISSDVETTIVPQLLAEIDGVEGLENVIVIGASNREDMIDPAILRPGRLDVKIKIERPDAEAAADIFSKYLTADLPVNDDDLAENGGDRTATIEAMIQSVVERMYAETEENQFLEVTYANGEKQIMYFKDFNSGAMIQNIVDRAKKLAIKDFLTTGSRGLRVSHLMSAVVDEFAENEDLPNTTNPDDWARISGKKGERIVYIRTLISKKSKNPGEAIETMHGTGQYL, encoded by the coding sequence ATGAGCGAGTCGACGCAGCCCAGCGAACCGGGTCGGGAACGACCGGCTAGCGAAGTCCGCCTCCTGCAGCAGGAGATCGACCGGCTCCGAGCGAAGGTTGCCTCGGGCCCGGCCTCATCGCGGTTGGTCTCCGAGCGATTGGTCGAGTCTCAACAGCGAGCGCAGGCTCTCGCCGACCGCAACGACAAGCTGGTGACCACGCTGCGCGACGCAAAAGAGCAACTCGCGCACCTGCGGGAGGAAATCGACCGACTTGCCGCACCCCCGAATGGCTTCGCGGTCTACCTGCGTTCGGTAGACGAGGCAACGGTCGACATTCTTAGTGCCGGCCGTAAGTTGCGCGTCGGTATCTCCCCGGAGATCGCCGCGACATCGCTACGCCGCGGCTGCGAAGTGATCTTGAACGAAGCGATGAACGTCGTCGATGTGGTCGGTTACGAGCGCACCGGTGAATTGGTGGCGATCAAAGAGTTGCTCACCGACGAACACGACGCTCCGGAGCGCGCCCTAGTCGCTACCCACACGGATGAGCAGCGAGTCTGCTACCTGTCCGACGCCCTGCGTGAGGCGACGGTCGCGATCGGCGACAGCGTGCTGATGGACAGCAAATCCGGCTACGTGTACGAGCGCATTCCGAAGAGCGACGTGGAGGATCTCGTCCTTGAGGAGGTCCCGGACATTTCGTACGGCGATATCGGCGGTCTGCAGGGCCAGATCGAGTTGATCCAGGACGCGGTGGAGATGCCGTTCCTGCATGCCGACCTGTTCGCCGAACACAACCTGCGTCCGCCCAAGGGCGTGTTGCTGTACGGACCCCCCGGATGCGGCAAGACCTTGATTGCCAAAGCCGTCGCGAACTCACTGGCCAAGCAGATCCACGCCGGTCAGGTCGCGGCCGGTGCCGTGCCGGACAACGACAAGGCTGCACGCTCGTACTTCTTGAACATCAAGGGCCCCGAGCTGCTGAACAAGTTTGTTGGCGAGACCGAGCGGCACATCCGGATGATCTTTAGCCGCGCGCGGGAGAAGGCGGATCAAGGAACGCCCGTCATCGTGTTCTTCGACGAGATGGAGTCCATATTCCGCACTCGCGGTACCGGCATTAGTTCGGACGTCGAGACGACGATCGTCCCGCAACTTCTGGCCGAGATCGACGGAGTCGAAGGGCTGGAAAACGTCATCGTGATCGGCGCGTCCAACCGCGAAGACATGATCGATCCGGCCATTCTTCGACCCGGTCGTCTCGACGTGAAGATCAAGATCGAGCGCCCGGATGCCGAGGCCGCTGCCGACATCTTCTCCAAGTACCTGACCGCCGATCTCCCGGTCAACGACGATGATCTGGCTGAGAACGGCGGCGATCGCACCGCAACGATCGAGGCGATGATCCAGTCGGTGGTGGAGCGGATGTACGCCGAGACCGAGGAGAATCAGTTCCTCGAGGTGACCTACGCCAACGGCGAGAAGCAAATCATGTACTTCAAGGACTTCAACTCGGGGGCGATGATTCAGAACATCGTCGACCGCGCCAAGAAACTAGCGATCAAGGACTTCTTGACGACTGGCTCCCGCGGGTTGAGAGTCAGCCATTTGATGTCGGCGGTGGTCGATGAGTTCGCCGAGAACGAGGACCTGCCGAACACCACGAACCCGGACGATTGGGCGCGAATCTCCGGAAAGAAGGGCGAGCGGATCGTGTACATCCGCACGTTGATTTCGAAGAAGTCCAAGAACCCGGGCGAGGCAATTGAGACGATGCACGGGACGGGGCAGTACCTCTGA
- a CDS encoding ATP synthase subunit I: MYRARSLASAIVATVITAAALAGVVWFSAVLAARGTSQAILPTLLTTNNFAGLEWPFRTDSPPTSVHVTFYVAVALVAIIAGVVTLLTTRKASPRNGASALLGTWFGVLLGSVVASVAVYFIRVDALAPTEAARNGVLAELVRSFAFGGLLLGLVPAVLSWVTFKIANRSRAAEYAAAMDLAEGRGEDENPFDLAPGSNGDIRPVEPGFTYPAGDVYDDAPYRDADLPPSERRTPSMTFTDVTDATGEDFAERDPAAQTPEPTHDQEPVDVSFGAPSAHDAADATANSTETVSMETSEDATSSANDLGERAADYGYAGDTNASGEEPVLRQTGT, from the coding sequence ATGTATAGAGCACGCTCTCTCGCTTCGGCCATCGTCGCGACCGTGATCACCGCGGCAGCCCTCGCGGGCGTCGTATGGTTCAGCGCTGTACTCGCGGCGCGCGGCACGAGCCAGGCGATTCTTCCCACTCTGCTCACTACCAACAACTTCGCGGGTCTGGAATGGCCGTTCCGGACCGACTCGCCGCCGACCTCGGTGCACGTGACGTTCTATGTTGCTGTTGCGCTGGTCGCCATCATCGCCGGTGTCGTCACACTGTTGACTACTCGCAAGGCCTCGCCACGTAATGGTGCCAGCGCGCTGCTGGGCACCTGGTTCGGTGTGCTGCTTGGTTCGGTTGTGGCGTCCGTGGCGGTCTACTTCATCCGAGTTGATGCGCTGGCGCCCACCGAGGCCGCCCGAAACGGCGTACTCGCCGAGCTGGTGCGTTCGTTCGCGTTCGGCGGCCTGCTGCTCGGACTCGTGCCGGCGGTGCTGTCCTGGGTGACGTTCAAGATCGCCAATCGCAGCCGTGCTGCCGAGTACGCCGCCGCGATGGATCTGGCTGAGGGGCGCGGCGAAGACGAGAACCCGTTCGATCTCGCTCCGGGCTCCAACGGCGACATTCGCCCGGTAGAGCCCGGGTTCACCTATCCGGCCGGCGACGTGTACGACGATGCTCCGTACCGTGACGCAGATCTGCCGCCGTCGGAACGCCGCACACCGTCGATGACCTTCACCGACGTCACCGACGCGACCGGCGAGGACTTCGCCGAGCGGGACCCCGCCGCACAGACGCCCGAGCCGACTCACGATCAGGAGCCCGTCGACGTGTCGTTTGGCGCTCCGTCGGCGCACGACGCGGCGGACGCAACGGCCAACTCGACCGAAACCGTGAGTATGGAGACGTCCGAGGACGCCACGTCGAGTGCGAACGACCTCGGCGAACGCGCTGCGGACTACGGCTACGCCGGCGATACGAATGCCTCCGGCGAGGAGCCAGTGCTACGGCAGACGGGGACGTAA
- a CDS encoding RecB family exonuclease, which translates to MPDEELLEMPITGSLSPSRAADFKTCPLLYRFRSVDRLPEKPSPAAARGTVVHAVLEKLFELPRAERTPEQAQSMVEPAWSELLTEEPVLGELFGDDQGKELATWLGTARTLVKKYFALEDPRRFDPSEREMLVQTVLDDGLLLRGYVDRMDIAPDGQVRVVDYKTGAAPREMFEAKALFQMKFYALVLWRTTGAIPAQLKLMYLADRDELTYSPDQVELERLERQLRALWAAIEKAIETQDFRPNPSRLCDWCDHHALCPAKGGTPPPFPEEHALSYTIDRRAERPTD; encoded by the coding sequence GTGCCAGACGAAGAGCTACTTGAGATGCCGATAACCGGTTCGCTGTCGCCGTCCCGCGCGGCCGACTTCAAGACGTGCCCGTTGTTGTATCGCTTTCGCAGCGTCGACCGGCTCCCGGAGAAACCGTCTCCGGCCGCGGCCCGGGGCACGGTTGTTCATGCGGTCCTCGAGAAATTGTTTGAGCTGCCGCGAGCCGAGCGCACACCCGAGCAGGCGCAGAGCATGGTAGAGCCTGCATGGTCTGAACTGCTCACCGAAGAACCCGTTCTCGGCGAGTTGTTTGGCGACGACCAAGGCAAAGAGCTCGCGACCTGGCTGGGCACGGCGCGAACGTTGGTCAAGAAGTATTTCGCGCTGGAGGACCCGCGACGCTTCGACCCGTCCGAGCGCGAAATGCTCGTGCAGACGGTCCTCGATGACGGCTTGCTCCTGCGTGGATATGTCGATCGCATGGATATCGCTCCGGACGGCCAGGTGCGCGTAGTCGACTACAAGACCGGCGCAGCGCCGCGCGAGATGTTCGAGGCGAAGGCCCTGTTTCAGATGAAGTTCTACGCGCTCGTGTTGTGGCGCACCACGGGCGCCATTCCAGCGCAGCTGAAACTGATGTACCTGGCGGACCGCGACGAACTCACCTACTCCCCCGACCAGGTCGAGTTGGAACGGCTGGAGCGACAACTACGCGCGCTTTGGGCCGCGATCGAGAAGGCGATCGAGACACAGGACTTCCGCCCTAACCCCAGCAGGCTGTGCGACTGGTGCGATCACCATGCGCTGTGCCCGGCGAAGGGCGGCACACCGCCGCCCTTCCCCGAGGAGCACGCGCTCAGCTACACGATCGACCGGCGGGCTGAGCGACCCACCGACTAG